Proteins encoded by one window of Armatimonadia bacterium:
- a CDS encoding DUF1559 domain-containing protein → MKRTGFTLIELLVVIAIIAILAAILFPVFARAREKARQSSCSSNMKQLALAATMYCQDYDEKLCAASYGNGLGWADVLAPYIKNSQVFDCPSANRNMAMNTAVTPNRFYRVGNDTCPTGVDYSYGYNAYGVTTAPACIGPAGRALADIKSPAQVILVGEGAGASPYAIGAGAYTVNDIKGQTAWNRHNEGQNLAYVDGHVKWDRVESTVKDGGQGGGTQADIAWNALRP, encoded by the coding sequence ATGAAGAGAACTGGATTTACGCTTATCGAGCTTTTGGTGGTCATCGCGATCATTGCTATTCTAGCAGCGATCCTCTTCCCCGTTTTCGCCCGTGCACGTGAGAAGGCACGCCAGTCCTCCTGCTCGAGCAACATGAAGCAGCTTGCTCTCGCAGCGACCATGTACTGCCAGGACTACGACGAGAAGCTGTGCGCTGCCAGCTACGGCAACGGTCTTGGCTGGGCCGATGTCCTCGCCCCTTACATCAAGAACAGCCAGGTCTTCGATTGCCCCTCAGCCAACAGGAATATGGCGATGAACACCGCTGTCACCCCCAACCGCTTCTATCGCGTGGGGAACGACACCTGCCCGACCGGCGTTGACTACAGCTACGGCTACAATGCCTACGGCGTCACCACCGCTCCCGCTTGCATCGGCCCTGCCGGCCGCGCCCTGGCCGACATCAAGAGCCCGGCGCAGGTTATCCTCGTTGGTGAGGGTGCAGGTGCCAGTCCGTACGCAATCGGTGCCGGCGCCTACACGGTCAACGACATCAAGGGTCAGACAGCCTGGAACCGCCACAACGAGGGTCAGAACCTGGCCTACGTTGACGGTCACGTCAAGTGGGACCGCGTCGAGTCCACCGTCAAGGACGGCGGCCAGGGCGGCGGCACCCAGGCGGACATCGCCTGGAACGCCCTCCGTCCCTAG
- a CDS encoding sulfatase, with product MASRSDKLNIVLFGVDSLRADHMSCYGYPRRTTSIFADRLAAEGTLVEKAFSGYIPTTPGYSSMFTGRDVFSTGMVSLSPQGPLPPEMPTLPEVLKRHGYRSLCVGFGEFYRGFDEYRNFSAWGPWEERPLRKAENLNAVTLPWLEEAAADDKPFFLFLRHMDPHSPYLPPAPFDTLFYAGDPTDKKKRSMRKVFAFKPFADFFKSWMPPGVTDAEWAISSYDGELAYMDACQQILFQRLEELGVLDDTLIVYTSDHGETLYDHDIYFDHHGLYDQTLHVPLIFWRPGLVPQGKRVTGYTLEEDVMPTVLDLLGFSRDLGRIQFDGKSVVPLMKGQGDALRSEFYITECTWQRKRGWRTPQWKYFEALEPDFHGKPERELYDLVNDPGELHNLAEEQPDVCRLLHERMCQWVQTRVEQTGKPDPILDYKIGLDKHIGSIATAQKLQQR from the coding sequence ATGGCGTCTCGCTCAGACAAGCTCAATATCGTCCTCTTTGGCGTCGATAGCCTTCGGGCCGACCATATGAGCTGCTATGGATACCCTCGGCGCACGACCAGCATCTTCGCCGATCGGCTGGCCGCCGAGGGAACTCTGGTGGAGAAAGCCTTCAGCGGCTACATCCCGACCACTCCGGGCTACTCCTCGATGTTCACCGGTCGCGACGTGTTCTCGACCGGCATGGTAAGCCTTAGCCCGCAGGGACCGCTGCCGCCGGAGATGCCGACCTTGCCTGAGGTGCTCAAGCGCCACGGCTACCGCTCCCTGTGTGTGGGCTTTGGGGAGTTCTACCGGGGCTTCGACGAGTACCGCAACTTCAGCGCCTGGGGCCCCTGGGAGGAGCGTCCCCTGCGCAAGGCCGAGAATCTCAACGCCGTCACCCTTCCCTGGCTTGAAGAGGCCGCGGCGGACGACAAGCCCTTCTTCCTGTTCCTGCGGCACATGGACCCGCACTCGCCCTACCTCCCGCCGGCCCCCTTCGACACCCTCTTCTATGCAGGTGACCCGACCGACAAGAAGAAGCGATCCATGCGCAAGGTCTTCGCCTTCAAGCCCTTCGCCGACTTCTTCAAGTCCTGGATGCCGCCGGGAGTCACTGACGCCGAGTGGGCCATTTCCTCCTACGACGGCGAACTCGCCTACATGGACGCCTGCCAGCAGATTCTCTTCCAGAGGTTGGAGGAACTCGGCGTTCTGGACGACACCCTCATCGTCTACACCTCAGACCACGGTGAGACTCTCTACGACCACGACATCTACTTCGACCACCACGGTCTCTATGACCAGACCCTCCATGTCCCGCTGATCTTCTGGCGGCCCGGACTCGTCCCGCAAGGGAAGCGCGTAACTGGGTATACTCTGGAGGAAGACGTGATGCCGACAGTTCTGGACCTCCTGGGCTTCAGCCGTGACTTGGGCAGGATCCAGTTCGACGGCAAGAGTGTCGTGCCGCTGATGAAGGGACAGGGCGACGCCCTGCGCAGCGAGTTCTACATCACGGAGTGCACCTGGCAGCGAAAACGGGGTTGGCGGACGCCCCAGTGGAAGTATTTCGAGGCGCTCGAGCCCGACTTCCACGGGAAGCCAGAGCGAGAGCTGTACGATCTGGTTAACGACCCCGGAGAGCTGCACAATCTGGCCGAGGAACAGCCGGACGTGTGCCGGCTCCTGCACGAGCGCATGTGCCAGTGGGTTCAGACCCGCGTAGAGCAGACCGGCAAGCCGGATCCGATCCTGGACTACAAGATCGGTCTGGACAAGCACATCGGGTCCATCGCTACGGCTCAGAAACTGCAGCAGAGGTAG
- the rfbB gene encoding dTDP-glucose 4,6-dehydratase, whose amino-acid sequence MKYLVTGGAGFIGSNLVDYLLTTQPDAHVTVLDKLTYAGSRDNLKQARASGRLTFMLGDVCDEDKALRACKKADVVIHAAAESHVDRSILSGEEAARTNFLGTFVMLEAARRAGVSKFLFVSTDEVYGSKPRGTFDEDSPLNPRNPYSAAKAGADRMAQAFFVTYGLPVVITRPSNNYGPRQFPEKLVPFFVSRALRDEPLPVYGDGQQRRDWLHVGDHCRAMDTVLQKGQPGQAYNIPGGNERRNLQTIRVILDELGKPDSLIHFVADRPGHDPRYPLKGSKIAGLGWEPEVEWEQGLRETVRWYVDNQDWLRKSLARGEQFQKQWYATRP is encoded by the coding sequence GTGAAGTACTTGGTCACTGGCGGCGCCGGATTCATCGGCTCAAATCTGGTCGACTACCTGCTCACCACACAGCCTGACGCTCACGTGACGGTGCTCGACAAGCTCACCTATGCGGGAAGCCGTGACAACCTCAAGCAGGCGCGAGCCAGCGGTCGTCTCACCTTCATGCTCGGGGATGTCTGCGACGAGGACAAGGCTCTGAGGGCCTGCAAGAAAGCCGACGTGGTCATCCACGCGGCCGCCGAGAGCCACGTCGACCGTAGTATCCTCTCCGGCGAGGAGGCTGCTCGCACCAACTTCCTCGGCACCTTCGTGATGCTCGAGGCGGCGCGGCGTGCCGGGGTCAGCAAGTTCCTCTTCGTGTCGACTGACGAGGTCTATGGCTCCAAACCCCGGGGGACCTTTGACGAGGACTCGCCGCTCAATCCGCGCAATCCCTACAGCGCAGCAAAGGCCGGGGCTGATCGCATGGCGCAGGCTTTCTTCGTCACCTACGGTCTGCCGGTGGTCATCACCCGACCCTCCAACAACTATGGCCCGCGGCAATTCCCGGAGAAGCTGGTCCCCTTCTTCGTCTCGCGAGCCCTGCGTGACGAGCCGCTCCCCGTCTACGGTGACGGGCAACAGCGTCGGGACTGGCTCCACGTCGGCGATCACTGCCGCGCGATGGACACGGTCCTACAGAAGGGCCAGCCCGGCCAGGCATACAATATCCCCGGTGGCAACGAGCGCCGGAATCTCCAGACGATCCGCGTGATCCTCGATGAGCTCGGCAAGCCCGACAGCCTGATCCATTTCGTCGCCGACCGCCCGGGCCATGACCCTCGCTATCCCCTCAAGGGTAGCAAGATCGCGGGCCTGGGCTGGGAGCCTGAGGTTGAGTGGGAGCAGGGCCTGCGCGAGACCGTCCGCTGGTATGTCGACAATCAGGACTGGCTGCGCAAGTCGCTCGCGCGCGGCGAGCAGTTCCAGAAGCAATGGTATGCAACGCGCCCTTAA
- a CDS encoding DUF3179 domain-containing (seleno)protein: MLRDLRANRSWLWVFSALMTACAVIVSYGLSGHLSVPDVDWLADRAEAEASPDDPAQWRPVPSVALHGWLPESRRSSRNAFNVRRCSVRVSDILDMPPAVDDIPALDNPRCITPQQQRSLRPDDEVIGVTVGDTARCYPLAILRWHCVVNDVLEGQPVCLVFDPLSGASLGFSRAVGGDMLSFGVSGKAYNGVTLLYDREHRNLWSPLTGECIAGPWTRRAVIASFPVERTCWASWLQRHPQTTLLSRNTGIGRPYDLDPYAQVQRPDAKGTVNYWQDPGLILAPPLQPSPQGGPAPKTVVLALRPGSQGATLAFVPPAAGNQPLSVVREVDGSRLRITWDPRPASRTFTAVDERGESPRQVTCFWFAWYSAYPQTQVVYLHSSASGG; this comes from the coding sequence ATGCTTCGAGACCTCCGTGCGAATCGTTCGTGGCTGTGGGTGTTCTCGGCCCTCATGACCGCCTGTGCGGTCATCGTGAGTTACGGACTGAGTGGGCACCTGAGCGTCCCCGATGTCGACTGGCTGGCTGACCGCGCGGAGGCCGAGGCGAGCCCGGACGATCCCGCCCAGTGGCGCCCTGTTCCGAGCGTTGCCCTTCACGGCTGGCTCCCGGAATCGCGACGCAGTTCGCGCAATGCCTTCAACGTCCGCCGTTGCTCGGTCCGTGTCAGCGACATCCTTGACATGCCTCCCGCAGTGGACGACATCCCGGCGCTCGACAACCCGCGCTGTATCACGCCGCAGCAGCAGAGGTCTCTGCGCCCCGATGACGAAGTGATAGGCGTCACGGTCGGCGACACCGCTCGCTGCTACCCGCTGGCGATTCTGCGCTGGCACTGTGTAGTCAACGATGTCCTCGAAGGGCAGCCGGTCTGCCTGGTCTTCGATCCCCTCAGCGGGGCCTCTCTCGGTTTCTCACGGGCTGTCGGCGGCGATATGCTGTCCTTCGGCGTCTCCGGGAAGGCGTACAACGGGGTGACGCTGTTATATGACCGTGAGCATCGCAATCTGTGGTCGCCCTTGACGGGGGAGTGCATCGCGGGGCCCTGGACTCGTCGCGCTGTAATCGCGAGCTTCCCGGTCGAGCGCACCTGCTGGGCCTCCTGGCTGCAGCGGCACCCACAGACAACACTGCTGTCGCGCAACACCGGCATCGGGCGGCCCTACGATCTCGATCCGTATGCCCAGGTTCAGCGTCCCGACGCCAAGGGCACCGTCAACTACTGGCAGGACCCGGGCCTGATCCTGGCGCCGCCTCTGCAGCCTTCGCCGCAGGGCGGACCTGCGCCGAAGACGGTGGTTCTCGCACTAAGGCCCGGCAGCCAGGGCGCGACACTTGCCTTTGTGCCGCCTGCGGCCGGGAATCAGCCGCTGAGCGTAGTGCGCGAAGTTGATGGTAGTCGCCTTCGAATCACCTGGGATCCGCGTCCCGCTTCGCGGACCTTCACGGCCGTCGATGAACGGGGCGAGAGTCCCCGGCAGGTGACTTGCTTCTGGTTCGCGTGGTACTCGGCCTATCCGCAGACCCAAGTCGTCTACCTGCACAGCAGTGCGTCCGGCGGATAG
- a CDS encoding YbaK/EbsC family protein codes for MADAAYEAIVQRLREAGVEHRTFEHEAVRTSEEAAAVRGTPLEQGAKALVLECGEGLVLAVLSAAGKVDFKALKGAFDTRRVQMAPADKVREVTGCEPGGVPPFGDLFGLPTVVDPSLLENEWIDFNAGERTRSVEMRAVDYVRLSGAQVLNFCKR; via the coding sequence ATGGCAGACGCCGCGTATGAGGCAATCGTGCAGAGGCTCCGAGAGGCGGGCGTGGAGCACCGGACCTTCGAGCACGAGGCGGTACGAACCAGTGAGGAAGCAGCCGCCGTCCGTGGCACTCCGCTGGAGCAGGGAGCGAAGGCGCTGGTGCTGGAGTGTGGCGAAGGGCTGGTCCTCGCGGTCCTCTCGGCAGCGGGCAAGGTGGACTTCAAGGCCCTGAAGGGAGCCTTCGACACTCGGCGGGTCCAGATGGCGCCGGCGGACAAGGTGCGGGAGGTGACGGGCTGTGAGCCCGGCGGCGTGCCGCCCTTCGGCGATCTTTTCGGCCTGCCCACGGTGGTCGATCCTTCGCTGTTGGAGAACGAGTGGATAGACTTCAACGCCGGTGAGAGGACGCGCTCGGTCGAGATGCGGGCTGTGGACTACGTGCGGCTCTCGGGTGCGCAGGTGCTGAACTTCTGCAAGCGTTAG
- a CDS encoding Gfo/Idh/MocA family oxidoreductase: MLRVAVIGVRDTGNLHADCYQSSPHAQVAAVCDLVHERADASAERLGVRGYYNMHEMLANEEINLVDVCTGGRENGGDHYAPVMAALEAGKHVLCETPLSNSLEHAREMVARARDRKLCLGTNLNYRFTPLCRKARQWIDEGKLGEINLVSRSLWTSHDKDDEWFHLRALLPQSVDVLRYVLGEIRFVQSFLKRSEGRTCWTNVAINLRFESGVVGSLLGSQDVTGSDPIDRTEIVGTRGRLVLENVVEDLWFYPQDSDGVSHLHASDFPEARTIADTYRHRLDSFCEHVAGGIAPEQVEASGEDGVRAQEVIEAAIRSHQTGQVVEVK; encoded by the coding sequence ATGCTCAGAGTGGCCGTGATCGGCGTGCGCGACACGGGCAACCTGCACGCCGACTGTTACCAGTCCAGTCCCCACGCACAGGTCGCGGCAGTGTGCGACCTCGTCCACGAACGCGCAGATGCCTCGGCGGAACGCCTGGGCGTGCGCGGTTACTACAACATGCACGAGATGCTTGCGAACGAGGAGATCAACCTCGTCGATGTGTGCACGGGCGGTCGCGAGAACGGCGGCGACCACTACGCCCCCGTCATGGCAGCCCTCGAAGCCGGCAAGCATGTGCTCTGTGAGACCCCACTCAGCAACAGCCTCGAGCACGCCCGCGAGATGGTGGCGCGAGCCAGGGACCGCAAGCTCTGCCTGGGAACCAACCTCAACTACCGGTTCACGCCGCTCTGTCGCAAGGCCAGGCAGTGGATCGACGAAGGCAAGCTGGGCGAGATCAACCTCGTGAGCAGGTCGCTGTGGACCAGCCACGACAAGGACGACGAGTGGTTCCATCTACGGGCCCTCCTGCCTCAGAGCGTCGACGTCCTGCGCTACGTGCTGGGTGAGATCAGGTTCGTCCAGTCCTTCCTGAAGCGTTCCGAGGGGCGCACGTGCTGGACCAACGTCGCCATCAACCTCCGCTTTGAGAGTGGCGTCGTCGGAAGCCTTCTCGGCAGCCAGGACGTGACAGGCTCTGACCCGATCGACCGAACCGAGATCGTCGGCACCAGGGGCCGTCTGGTCTTGGAGAACGTGGTCGAGGACCTGTGGTTCTACCCCCAGGACAGTGACGGGGTGAGCCACCTGCACGCTTCGGACTTTCCCGAGGCACGCACCATCGCCGATACCTACCGGCATCGTCTCGACAGCTTCTGTGAACACGTCGCCGGCGGAATCGCCCCCGAGCAGGTCGAGGCCTCAGGTGAGGACGGGGTTCGCGCGCAGGAGGTTATTGAGGCCGCGATACGAAGTCATCAGACGGGTCAGGTTGTCGAAGTGAAGTAG
- a CDS encoding dihydrodipicolinate synthase family protein — protein sequence MFEPLHGLNTAIFTPLDSEGQLNLPAFEKLLEWQLSVGVTGFFVCGSTGEGLYLTTQERKAMAEAAVKTVAGRAAVMVHVGSLTTGEAVELARHAEAVGADAVSSIAPVYYQVGFEGTLNHYKTIGAATELPFFIYHIPSLTGAALSADNAERLMEIPHLQGIKFTDSALYVLRWMYDLTGQRLTMLSGPDELHLPAMCFGAHGAIGTTYNLLPGAFLRLREAFYAGNVQRASELQISCNRIIYRLIQGGGLGAFKAAMKLIGHDCGPVRSPLVNLTCEQERSLFDLLEKGGFSDLAAL from the coding sequence ATGTTCGAGCCTCTGCACGGCCTCAACACCGCAATCTTCACGCCCCTCGACTCCGAGGGCCAGCTGAATCTACCTGCTTTCGAGAAGCTCCTGGAGTGGCAGCTCAGCGTCGGCGTCACCGGGTTCTTCGTCTGCGGCAGCACGGGCGAAGGTCTCTACCTCACCACGCAGGAGCGCAAGGCCATGGCAGAGGCCGCCGTGAAGACCGTGGCCGGTCGCGCGGCGGTCATGGTTCACGTCGGCTCCCTCACCACGGGCGAAGCCGTCGAACTGGCCAGGCATGCCGAGGCAGTCGGAGCCGACGCAGTCAGCAGCATCGCGCCCGTGTACTACCAGGTCGGCTTTGAGGGGACGCTCAATCACTACAAGACCATCGGCGCAGCGACCGAGCTTCCCTTCTTCATCTACCACATTCCCAGTCTCACCGGCGCCGCCCTCAGCGCAGACAATGCCGAGCGGCTCATGGAGATCCCGCACCTCCAGGGGATCAAGTTCACCGACTCGGCCCTGTACGTGCTGCGCTGGATGTACGACCTGACCGGCCAGCGCCTGACGATGCTCTCCGGACCGGACGAACTTCATCTGCCGGCAATGTGCTTCGGGGCCCATGGCGCCATTGGCACGACCTACAACCTACTGCCGGGCGCCTTCCTCCGTCTGCGGGAAGCCTTCTACGCGGGCAACGTGCAGAGGGCCTCTGAGCTCCAGATCAGCTGTAACAGGATCATCTACCGCCTCATCCAGGGCGGCGGCCTCGGGGCCTTCAAGGCGGCCATGAAGCTCATCGGTCACGACTGTGGCCCGGTGCGTTCGCCGCTCGTCAACCTCACCTGTGAGCAGGAGCGCTCACTGTTCGACCTTCTCGAGAAAGGAGGTTTCTCCGACTTGGCGGCCCTCTGA